A window from Bacteroidota bacterium encodes these proteins:
- a CDS encoding putative DNA binding domain-containing protein, translating into MPENQIIEYKESWRDEYLKWICGFANAKGGKIFVGMNDKGEVVGISNSKRLMDDIPNKIQTNLGIICDVNLHHREDRAYIEIDVKPYDVPISYQGKYHYRSGSTKQELKGNSLNEFLLKKAGKTWDDVIEPRAKLENIDIAAIEAFKKGATSSKRLPFIADEENIERILDNLLLLEDGKLKRSAILLFGKNPCRFFINAFVKIGRFGKTDDDLKFQEIVESNAYQLADKTLEVLDRKFFVSPITYEGLQRIEGWEYPYEAIREVILNAVVHRDYMGAPIQISVYDDKLIVWNEGSLPEDLTIEDLKIKHSSRPHNPILASAFFKGGLIEAWGRGTIKIINECKKAGLPEPLIENVSGGISVTIFKNSLDNKTLIDKGLSNRQIRAIEYLKQHKQITNKIYQEICEVSKATATRDLTELIEKYKLLERSGEVGAGTTYKLIGS; encoded by the coding sequence ATGCCTGAGAACCAAATTATTGAATACAAAGAATCGTGGAGAGATGAATATCTGAAATGGATTTGTGGATTTGCCAATGCTAAAGGAGGAAAAATATTCGTCGGCATGAATGATAAAGGTGAAGTTGTTGGCATAAGTAATTCAAAACGATTGATGGATGATATTCCCAATAAAATACAAACCAATTTAGGAATTATCTGTGATGTTAATTTGCATCATCGTGAAGATAGAGCGTACATCGAAATTGATGTTAAGCCTTATGATGTTCCTATTTCTTATCAGGGCAAATACCATTACAGAAGTGGAAGTACAAAGCAGGAGTTAAAAGGTAATTCGTTAAATGAATTTCTGTTGAAAAAAGCAGGAAAGACATGGGATGATGTAATTGAACCTAGAGCAAAACTTGAAAATATTGATATTGCTGCTATTGAAGCATTTAAAAAAGGAGCCACTAGCAGCAAAAGGTTGCCGTTTATTGCAGATGAAGAAAATATTGAGCGAATTCTTGATAACCTGCTGTTATTGGAAGATGGAAAACTAAAACGTTCAGCAATTCTTTTGTTTGGAAAAAATCCTTGTCGTTTTTTTATCAATGCCTTTGTAAAAATCGGTCGTTTCGGCAAAACAGATGACGATTTAAAATTTCAAGAAATTGTGGAAAGTAATGCCTATCAACTAGCAGATAAAACGTTGGAAGTACTTGATAGAAAGTTTTTTGTTTCCCCAATAACATATGAAGGGTTGCAACGCATTGAAGGTTGGGAATATCCCTACGAAGCAATACGTGAAGTAATATTGAATGCAGTAGTCCATAGAGATTACATGGGAGCACCGATTCAAATTAGTGTTTATGATGATAAACTAATTGTCTGGAATGAAGGTTCTTTACCGGAAGATTTGACAATAGAAGATTTAAAGATTAAACACTCTTCACGACCACATAACCCAATACTTGCAAGTGCATTTTTCAAAGGAGGATTAATTGAAGCCTGGGGACGAGGAACAATTAAAATCATAAATGAATGTAAAAAGGCTGGTTTGCCTGAACCATTAATTGAAAATGTATCGGGTGGAATCAGTGTTACAATATTCAAAAATTCCCTTGACAATAAAACTCTTATTGACAAAGGATTAAGCAATCGACAGATTAGGGCAATAGAATATCTGAAACAACATAAGCAAATAACAAATAAAATATATCAAGAAATATGTGAAGTCTCCAAAGCA